A window of Mucilaginibacter paludis DSM 18603 contains these coding sequences:
- a CDS encoding single-stranded DNA-binding protein: MQQITGKLTADATVKTLESGKEVVRFSIVDNDSYKPKGSDETKQIATFFNCSYWFNTNVAKVLRKGAVVRLDGRLSARGYTTNTGDNGASLDFLANYINVLAYAAKKESETNAAATASEKATDEKDDLPF, from the coding sequence ATGCAACAGATCACAGGAAAATTAACAGCGGATGCCACCGTAAAAACGTTGGAGAGTGGCAAAGAGGTCGTACGGTTCAGCATCGTGGACAACGACAGTTACAAACCGAAAGGCAGCGACGAAACAAAGCAAATCGCCACCTTTTTTAACTGCTCCTACTGGTTTAACACCAACGTGGCGAAAGTACTGCGCAAAGGGGCGGTAGTCCGGTTGGACGGTCGATTGAGCGCACGGGGTTATACCACCAATACCGGGGATAATGGGGCTTCGCTCGACTTCCTTGCCAACTACATTAATGTTTTGGCCTATGCGGCTAAAAAGGAAAGCGAAACCAATGCAGCCGCAACTGCTTCGGAAAAGGCAACGGACGAAAAGGACGACCTGCCATTCTAA